The sequence TTTGGTATCTTTCTCATGTATGTGCTGTCTATTGTAGATTCTGCACTAGAAAAAGAAAGGTTTCCCAATCCTCAGGAACTCCAGGCGCAGAAGACTGGAAAGACGCATTACGTTATTTTCGAGAACACCCTGAGATCAAAGAAGTGATCCTTTCCGGGGGAGATCCGCTGAATCTTTCCGACTCCAAACTGGACTATCTACTTTCTGAATTAAAATCGATCCCTCATATCAACCAGGTGCGTATCCATTCCAGGTATCCTGTTACACTTCCTATGAGGATTACCCCCGAGCTTTGCCAGGTCTTGAAAAAACATTTTCCGATCTATCTGGTCACACATTTCAACCATTCCAAGGAACTAACGGAACTGGTAAAAGAAAGGATCGGGATGCTAGTGAAAGAAGGTGCAGTTACCGTTCTGAATCAGGCTGTACTTTTAAAAGGGGTCAATAATTCTGTAGGAACTTTGACAGAATTATTCTACGGACTGACTAAAATAGGGATCAAACCGTATTATCTACACCAATGCGACGAGGTATTCGGATCTTCTCATTTTAGGGTCCCGATAGAAGAAGGCGTGGAGCTTATGAAGCAGATCCGAGGAAGTATCAGCGGACTGAGTGTGCCCCTATATGTGGTGGATCTGACAGGAGGAGGAGGAAAAGTCCCTCTGCCTGCGAACTATCTGGAAGAGACCAAAACTTCTTCTTATGTATTCCGAAATTATAAAGGAGATCTGTATGAGATCGGTTTTTAGAGTTATCATTTTACTCATATCCACCCTGGCCCTTATAGAGTGCAAAAGCCACCAGGAGAATCCGACCTCGGTCACACCTGAAAATCCGTCGGCACTTCGACTCAATTACGATGTAGTATATTATACCGGCGGGCATTCCGTTTTACTGAACTCAGGAAGATTATTCGCCAGGGGTCTATTTTACGAATGTAAAATATCCGACACGAATTCCAGTTTTGAAAGTTTCCGGGCCTCCTCTTATACTGAAGACAATTCCAACGATTTCAGACAATTGGTATCCGAAACGGACCAGTCAAAATTCAATTCTAGACAATTCCAATATTTCCCGATGGGGGAAAATTCCAGGGCAACAGTATTTTCAGGCTGCGCCAAAGGATCCGGAGCAGAAAAATGCTACGTTCGTTGGGAATGGCAAAAAGAGACCTTTATATTCGTATTCGAAACCCAATTGGAAAACAAAAAGGGATTGGGCACAGCGGAATTAGGAAAAGAATTCCACGAATTCATAAGCCGGGGAATAAAAGCTTTTTAAAAGTGTATTTTCTTGACCGATTTCCATCCAGAAAGTATTTTATCCGGCGGGGAGAAGAGATCCCGGGGATAAGACAAAATGTGGTTAAAATTGGGGGATACCGAGGTCATTAATCTAGACTATATCTCCTCCATAAAAAAGAACGTGGCGGCAAACTCGATAGAGATCACCTACCATGACTTCAACCACGTAAAATCATTACCCTTTGGAGATCCGGAAGATAGAGATCGGGCCTACAAAGCCATTTTGGAAAACCTTTCCAGGATGCGTTTGTTTTTCGAATAGTAATATCTTCTTATATTCCTAGAGTAGAGACCAAAACGATTCTTAAGCCATGGAACGAATTAAAGAAAATCTATCCAGCGTCTCCTCCCTAAAACCATTTGAACTTATATTTTTCGGTTCTAGACAAAGAGGAGAAGGAGACGAATCCTCCGACTTCAACTTCCTCGTGCTCGCAGATCCTTCCGATCAGCTCAAAGGAAATTTTATCCGAGAGATCAACAGGGCTATGGAACCGCTCCAAAGCCAGGGACAGGTAAACTTACTCGCTGCAGACTGGGACGGATTTCGCACCAGAATGAGAAGTTACGACCCAGGTGCCATCCATATCTGCGAACTGGGCGAGCCTTACTTCGGTTCCGAATACTTTCCAATCATTAAAGAAGAATGGGACAAGCTTAAATCCGAGCCTATCGACGGAAACACCGCAGGCAAATATTTAAGAAAACGTTATAGATTTTACAAAGGGATCGTTCCCCGCAATACAAAAGAAGATGTAGTCCGCATGGAAAGACTTCTAACAGTCTATCTCCAAAACTGGATGTTCCGACATATCGAAGATCTTGGAATAGCAGAGATCGTAAACTCGGATATCCCTTCCAGGATCGGACCGATGTTCCGCGGGCTTTATTCTAAGGAAGCCAAAGGGAACACTTTGGAACTACTCGAACTATATGAAGAAGTTCTAAAGTTAAAAAAGGAACTCCGCTCTCCTGAGTCCCATTTCTCCGTGGAAAGATTCAACCAACTCAAAGAAACTCTCCGCTTCGAAGAAAAAGAGATCCGCATTTTAAAACTGAACTATTAAGGTTTGGCCGGCTTGCGAACGACCCATAGGGAGTGAGTAAGTCCGAAATATACGAAGCGGGATCACTATTTACAAAAATTTTTATCCTATCGCAAAGACTTAGTTAGACTAACATTTTCAATTATGCTAAAATGCTCGTTCATAAAAATGAAAAGAGCAGGAATATGAGAAAAATAATATCTTTAGCTTTCCTCACACTTGATGGGGTCATGCAAGCTCCTGGCAACCCTACAGAAGAAGAAGACGGGCCTGAGATCCAAGTCCATGGAAGTACGAACCTACTCCAAACATTATTAAAACATAATTTGATAGATGAACTCTGGCTCAAAATCTATCCAGTGGCCATCGGAAAGGGGAAAAAATTATTTGGTGAAGGGACAATCCCAGCGGCCTTCCAGCTAATAGAGAACAAAGTCAGTACTAGCGGAGTCATTATAGCAAATTACAAATTCGCAGGACAAGTCCAAACGGGGTCTTTCGCTCCTGATTAAGGAAGGTATTAGTTTGAGATCCTTTGTATGTAGGAACTCCTACAGATCTTTCTTAGAAAAATCGTTTACCGCTTTAGCCAAGATTGAATCTGCAATTTCTTCTCCCCAGATAGAACAACCTTTCACGGAAGGATGAAATCCGTCCGAACAAAAGATCCCTTCCGAAGAAATGGATCCGATCTTTCTCATCGGGACATGAAATACATTTTCTAGTTTTGAAGAAAGATAAGAAGAAGCCTGATCTAAAAGTCTGGCCTTCCAGCCTAAAACAAATCTCATTGTCTTAGGCAAAGAAGGAAAAATCCCAAGAGGAGGAACTCCAGCAATAAAGACCGGAGTGCTTGGATACTTGGATCTACAAACATCAATCAGATCTTGTAGATCAGAAGACCACTTTTTCTGAGTATTCAATTTCACTACATCGTTCGCGCCCAAAGCAAGAACGATCGCATCCGGAAAAGACTCAGGCAAACGAGATCCGAACTTCTCCTTTGCTTCTTTCAAAGTGATCCCACTTTCTCCGATCGCTTTCCAAAATATCTTCCTTCCACTTTTATTTTGTAGAACGGAAGCAATTTGGCCAGTCAAAGAACTTTTATAATCGGGAATTCCCACACCTGCAACGGTAGATTCTCCCAAAACCAAAAGATGGAAAGGATGAGAACCTGGAAATTCCCCAGAGTCCGGACCGGAAGCTTCCGGCAAACGTGGGATCGTTTTACGAGCCTTCAACCCCTGCCATATAAGTAAAGGAGACAAGAGAAGGCTTGTAGTATAAAATGGGAACTCTTTCATTAGAACTTTCTAATTTCTTAATTCTCTCAGTAGATTTGCATTGCCAGTTACCGCCAAAGCCGCAGCCAGACCCCCCATCATCGCACCAGCAATCCCAGGAGAAGCCGCGTCCGCGCCGGTCAAGTATAGACCTTCAACCGGAGTTCTTACGTCGAACCAAGGACATTTTTCCTTTTTGTATCTTTCCGGCACACAAGCCAAACCATAGATAGCGCCATCCGGATGAGAAGTAAAATGTTCATTCGTGATCGGAGTGGAAAGTTCTGCAAATTCAACTAGTTTAGTAAGACCAGGAAATCTAAGCTCCAATGTGGACAGGATACGACTTATGATCTTCTCCTTAAATTCCTTATAATCTTCTCCCCTCTTCTTCCAAGGTTCATCTTTCCATTCCGCAAAATTGGAATAATCTGTGAATGTAATTACATCCATTGTATGAGACTTGGCTTCCGGGTTCTTTAAACTTGGGAAAGAAAGATATAGATTCGGTATTTCATCACTTTCAGAAAGCCAATCATTCCTTTCTGAAAAATTCTTATCATGATCCGGAGAAGCGAAAATCCAATAGTTCTCTCCTTTAAATCCGAATTTTGCAGGACTCTCGGAAAGACCAAGATAAAGGCAAATACTTGTAGTCATTCTTTCTCTATTATAAAAGTCTTTTAGATCCTTTCTGAAAGATATCGGATATGAATCCGGGATCAATTTTGTATAAGTAGGGTAAGCTCCCGCGCATGAGATCACAACCGGAGCGAAAAAGTCTCTCTCATGCCCTTCTCCTCTCAATGCCTTAGCCTTAACCCCTACTACCTTTCCATCTTTGATCAGGATTTCCTTTGCTTCTACGGAAGATAAGACTGCGCCACCATTCTCTTCTAGGATCGGTTCAATCGAATCGAAAATTTTACCGGCACCCCCCACCGGATAATAACCTCCATTAATGTAATGCTGCACTAATGTAGCATGCATCGCAAAAGCAACTTTAGAAGGTGGAAGTCCATAATCCCCCCATTGGGCGGCTAAAATTCCCTTCAAATCCTCGCTCTTAAAATTTCTATCGAAATAATCCTTGAGAGTTACTACGTTCCCTTCTCCCAGAATACCGATGAGAGAATCCAAAGGCGGAGGAGAAAGTCTCATCATGATCGCCTTTCCAAAAAGGACTGAAATTTTTCTAATATCCTTTAAATATCTTTCGATGGCTTCCTCTTCCTCAGGGAATTGACTAATTAGATCCGATTTGAACTTTTCCGGATCTCCATAAATATCGAAGTTTCGAGTAGGGAAAACCAAACGTTCGAAAGGATCCGGCATTCTTTTCCAGGTAAGTTGTCCACGAGTGATCTTATCCGAGATCTTCTTACAAAGCCCGCCTTCATGCATATCGCCTACATAGTGAATGCCCACATCCCAATGATACTTTCCTTGTTTTCTCTGGAACTCATGTGTAAAACCGCCCGGTTGAAAATGTTTTTCCAGGACCAGGACTTTCTTTCCTGCTGATTGGGCCAAAAGACTGGCGGTAGTTAGGCTTCCCATTCCGGAACCTATAAATATAATGTCGAATTCGTTTCCTACTTGATCAATATTCATTGACAAACCTCTTATTCGCATTCAATGTGAACACTGAACACATTCAGTTCTATAATCAAAGCCTTTAATGTAATACATGTCAACATGAAAAATTCCCAAGAAAAAAATTCATACCACCATGGAGACCTAAAAAGAGCCTTATTAGATGCCTCCATACAGATCTTAAAAGCAGAAGGTTATAAGGCCTTAAGTCTCAGAAAAGCCGCCACCCTGGCCGGAGTTAGCCAATCTGCCCCTTATAGACATTATCCGGACCTGGAATCCTTGTATGCAGACATCGCAGAAGAGGGATTTAGAATGTTGGCTGAAAAACAAAAGAGGCTAAGAGCAAAATATAAAAAGAGACCTTTACTTTTGTTCAGAGAGTCAGGAGTTTCTTATGTGGAATTCGCATTAGAAAATCCTGATCTATTTCGGATCATGTATGGAAATCAGATCGAAAGCCATTTAAAATACGATTCTTTGATAAAAACCGAAGACGAAACATTTCAGATCATAGTGGAGATCATCAAAGATTGCCAAAAAGCAGGGCTGATCCCGGAAGGGAATGCGGAAAAAGCGGCGACCTCCGCTTGGACAATGGCTCATGGAGTTGCAGTATTATTATCAGGTCAACAGATGATGTTTCGAGCTATCGATATAAAACAAGCAAGAAAGATCACTAAGGACTTAATCCAATTCTTATATACTGGACTAAAAGCATAATTCGCGATATGGCCACTACTAAGCGTCTATAAGAATATTATTATTCTATCTTTTATCGAAAAGATAATGGGAAACGATCCATTCCTCTCCGTTTTTGTATTTCCAAAGTTCAGCACATGCCATGAAGAAAGTTTTCCAGTAGACGAACCATTTCACAGCTTGTTCTTTGCCGTAGGTTTCTCCTAAAATTTCCAAAATTTCTTTTTTATTCTTATACATATTGGAAAGCCAAGCTTCGGAAGTAAGCGCATAATTTTTTCCGTTTACCACCCATTGGTCGCAAATCTGAAAATCCTTTTGGAAATATAAGAATAGATCATGAGAAGGCATCTGCCCTCCCGTAAAAAAATATTTCGCCATCCAATCGGTATCATCCACAACTTCAAAAGGATAAGCGAATTTTTTATGAGTAAATATATGTACGAAAAATTTTCCCTTTGGTTTGAGAAAGCTCGCTAGCTTTTCGAATAGGGCTTCGTAGTTTTTCATATGCTCTAACATTTCTATGGAGATGATCCTATCGTATTTCAGACTCGTCTTAAATACGTTCATATCTGAGGTAATGATATTCAGGTTCTTTAAACCTCTTTTCTTTGCCTCTGAATCTATAAACTTTTTTTGGCTTTTAGAATTGGAAACTCCTGTTACTTTACATTTCGGATACTTCTCCGCTATATAAAGAGAAAGTGAGCCCCAACCGCAACCTAGGTCCAAAACGTTCATCCCGTTTTCTAGCTCTGCTCTTTTGCAAGTCAGTTCCAGCATAGTTCTTTCTGATTCATCTATACTTACATTGGGAGAAGTCCAATAGCCTGAGCTATACTTCATATATTTTCCCATTACCAATTTGAAAAAAGAAGAAGGAACCTCGTAGTGCTGCTCATTCGCGGCTTTGGTATCTATTGCAATAGGAGATTGTTTTAAAGAATTTACATACTGGATCAGATGTTCCTGATTTTTTTCCAAACTACCCTTATCTTCCATTCGAAGCCTGAGGCGTAAAAGTTGGCGTATCCTGAATCGGATCAACCAGTCCGGGAAAACATCTTTTTCCATTAGAGCATAGATCAGACTCATCTTTAGTTATCCTATATCCTAATTTTAATCTACTTTTTGGGAAACCAAGGGAAGAATGCACTGGTCCTGGATTTATATTCCAAGTAAAGATTCCCTTTGGATCTTAATTGTCCGATCTCATTCAAAGGGATCCCAGTGATCTTAGTTAAAAGAATAAACATGACTAGTGGAGAAATAAGACCGATCCATCCCCAAGGAGAGGCCAAAGAAACCAGACCGAAAGAAATCCAGATCACCCATTCAAAAAAATAATTCGGATGCCTGCTATATCTCCAAAGACCTATATCGCAAACCTTCCCTTTATTCGCAGGGTCCAATTTGAATTCTGCTAATTGGAAATCTGCGACTGATTCGCCCCATAATCCTACTATAAAAACGCAGAGACCGATCAATTCTAAAGGATGAGTTTGGATAGAAGGATTCAGAGCAGGAAAAAGAAATGGAAGGCTTAAGATCGTCCCTAGAATTCCTTGAAACTGAAATACATTGATGAAAAACTTTCGATCTACCTGATCTCCATAATCCTTTCGAAATTCAGTGTATCTTGCATCTTCATGGCCGGTCAGAACTCTTGTGGTAAATATAAAATACGAAAGTCTCCAACCCCAAACAGTAGCCATAAAGGCGAAAATCGCTTTCCTTACAGAAAAGGCATCACCTAACAGAAAATATACGATTGCAACCGTAGAAATACAAAGTCCCCATCCTACGTCTACGATCGAATAGTTTTTGATCAGTTTTCCAATCAGCCATAGAAGGCTCATTAAAAAGAATACTACCACCCAGGCACTGAACATCAAAGAAACGGCTTTTTCGTACATTAAGCTACTCCGATATACATGGATTCATTTACGGACGATCTGGTTTGCTTTTTTAACCAGGATTAATAATAGAAAATAAGAAACCCCTGCAGGAATTGGCACCGAACAAGTCCAACCCAAGACCGCATATCCTGCAGAATGAGAAAGACCTTCCCAAACCTGAGTACTGTCCCCTTCTGCAAGCCGATAGGCCCAAGTCAGATCAAGTTCCTTACCATACAAGTAAGCTCCTAATTTTAAAAAAGGCACAATTAGAAAAACTTGAAATGGATACATCGCATAATTTGCGATCTGAATAGAGACCGGATTCAGCCTCAGAACAAAACCTAAGAAGGCGCATAACGCCATAGTGGTCCCAATTAAAGGAAAGATACCTATTGCTCCGCCTATTGCCAGAGATAAGGCGATCTTTTCCGGACTGGTTCCGGTCTTTAATTCTTCCAATATCCTTACTTTTGCCTTAGCTAAAAAAGAAGGTTTCGATTCTTGGTTTTCTAATTTCGTCACTGAGAATTCAATCCGAGATTATTCGGCCTGGTATACACTACCTGCACCACGCTGATATTTCTCATATGGAAGGCTGCGGCGCAATACGAAAAATAATATCTCCACTTGCGTAAAAAGGATTCGTCATAACCCATATTTCGGATTGACGATAAATTTTCTTCGAATCCCTTCTGCCAAGACATGAGAGTTTTATCGTAATATTTCCCAATATCTTCCAATTCATGGAGAAACATATCTCCTGTTTTATTGATCGCTTCATTGATCCTAGCAATAGAAGGTAAAAGTGACCCGGGGAAAATATGTTTTTGGATAAAATCCACTCCCTTCCTAAAAGACTCATATCTGGAATCTGGGCAAGTGATGATCTGGTGGGCCATAAGTCCGTCTTTTTTCAAAACCCGATTACACATGGCAAAGAAGTCTTCGAAATATTCGTGACCTACAGCTTCTAACATTTCCACAGTCACGATCTTATCGTAAGTGCCCTGTACTTTTCTATAATCTTCGAGTCGGACTTCTATCTTATCTTCAAGTCCCAAGCTTGTGATCTTTTCTTTTGCAAATTTGTATTGTTCTTCCGAGATTGTGTAAGATGTCACTTTGCATCCGTATTTTTTAGCTGCATAAGTGGAGAATGCACCCCAGCCCGTTCCAATCTCCAAAAGATGATCGGAAGTTTTGAGTTTTAATTTTTTACAAAGATTTTCTATCTTTGCAAGTTGCGCTTCTTCCAAAGATTTTCCAGGATCGACAAAGTAAGCGCAGGAATAAGTCATAGTAGGATCTAAGAATTTTTTATAAAAATCGTTTCCTAGATCGTAATGTTCGGAAATATTTTTTTTACTTCCTCGAATGGAATTATTCCGGAATAAATGTAACAGTCGATTTCCTAAATTCATCAATGTAAGATGAATGAAATTCTTATTGGAACCGCTGACCGAAGGTGTACTTTCTAAATTCAATAAGAACCAACAAATGATCGCGCGGATATCGTCCGTGTCCCAATCACCGTCCATATAAGATTCTGCGAGGCCAAGATCTCCGTACAATACCAACTTTTTGAAAAACTTTCTGTCTTTCACTTGCAGGATCGCATGATGAAACTCCGGAGCATCCGAAGAATTAGGATTTCCTAAATATCTTTGCCCTCCGTCCGGAAAGAGTATCCTTAAAGATCCTCTTTGCATCCCCGACAAAGCGGAGAAGAAGATTCTTTCATAAAAACTTAAAGTTCGACTTTCCGAACCTACGGTTTCCTGTAACGATTCACCTTTTACTATATTATCGCCTTCCAAGATGCAATCCTCTTTGTTTGTCTAACCCTTCGTTCTTTCGAATGAAAGGAAGTTTTTTCAAGTAAAGAAGTAAGGCCTGCCAATGGATGAGTCCGATCACTCTAAGGGTTACGAAAGGATATTTTAAGAACATCCAGATTAGATTTAGATCCGTCAGATCCAAAACCTTTCCGGTATAAGTTGTCACCATGACTCTTTCTTCATTTTCGAAAGCGTCTATCTTTAAGTTTACCCTTCCACCCTTAGGCGGATCTAAATGAAATTCGAACTCTGAGTCCAAACCGACGAACGGAGATACATAGAAGAACTTCCCTTCTTTCTTTTTAAATCCTTTCTGATGAAAGGACCCTTTTCCAAGGAAGTATAACTTCATCTCCCCGAACGTATTCCCAACCTCTACAACGGCACATATTGGATTTCCGTCCTTATCCTCGGCAAAATAAAACGATACCGGATTAAAGACGTAACCGAATACCCTCAGGTTGGTGATTAGCGTTACCTTTTCTACCTTCTCTTTGACTCCTTCCTGTTTTAAGTACTCTAAAAAATTTTCTTTTATACCTTCTTTTCCGAAGTTTAAATGATCCTTATCCTTAAAAGAAAATACTCGAAACTTATTATTTCCAAGCATCCATAAACGATCGTTCAC comes from Leptospira johnsonii and encodes:
- a CDS encoding TetR/AcrR family transcriptional regulator; translated protein: MKNSQEKNSYHHGDLKRALLDASIQILKAEGYKALSLRKAATLAGVSQSAPYRHYPDLESLYADIAEEGFRMLAEKQKRLRAKYKKRPLLLFRESGVSYVEFALENPDLFRIMYGNQIESHLKYDSLIKTEDETFQIIVEIIKDCQKAGLIPEGNAEKAATSAWTMAHGVAVLLSGQQMMFRAIDIKQARKITKDLIQFLYTGLKA
- a CDS encoding KamA family radical SAM protein, which codes for MELVSSYQKQKTVSGSEWLDWKWQIQNRIKNGSELENYIRISSEEKEALLACSEVFSFSATPYYLGLADPEDPNCPIRLQVLPRKEELHTRAWDRKDPLAEESYMPVKGVTHRYPDRALWYLSHVCAVYCRFCTRKRKVSQSSGTPGAEDWKDALRYFREHPEIKEVILSGGDPLNLSDSKLDYLLSELKSIPHINQVRIHSRYPVTLPMRITPELCQVLKKHFPIYLVTHFNHSKELTELVKERIGMLVKEGAVTVLNQAVLLKGVNNSVGTLTELFYGLTKIGIKPYYLHQCDEVFGSSHFRVPIEEGVELMKQIRGSISGLSVPLYVVDLTGGGGKVPLPANYLEETKTSSYVFRNYKGDLYEIGF
- a CDS encoding DUF1365 domain-containing protein, whose protein sequence is MGLNSKIVEARVMHDRKIPKPNRFNYGIFTFQLDLDELDLVNDRLWMLGNNKFRVFSFKDKDHLNFGKEGIKENFLEYLKQEGVKEKVEKVTLITNLRVFGYVFNPVSFYFAEDKDGNPICAVVEVGNTFGEMKLYFLGKGSFHQKGFKKKEGKFFYVSPFVGLDSEFEFHLDPPKGGRVNLKIDAFENEERVMVTTYTGKVLDLTDLNLIWMFLKYPFVTLRVIGLIHWQALLLYLKKLPFIRKNEGLDKQRGLHLGRR
- a CDS encoding phytoene desaturase family protein — protein: MNIDQVGNEFDIIFIGSGMGSLTTASLLAQSAGKKVLVLEKHFQPGGFTHEFQRKQGKYHWDVGIHYVGDMHEGGLCKKISDKITRGQLTWKRMPDPFERLVFPTRNFDIYGDPEKFKSDLISQFPEEEEAIERYLKDIRKISVLFGKAIMMRLSPPPLDSLIGILGEGNVVTLKDYFDRNFKSEDLKGILAAQWGDYGLPPSKVAFAMHATLVQHYINGGYYPVGGAGKIFDSIEPILEENGGAVLSSVEAKEILIKDGKVVGVKAKALRGEGHERDFFAPVVISCAGAYPTYTKLIPDSYPISFRKDLKDFYNRERMTTSICLYLGLSESPAKFGFKGENYWIFASPDHDKNFSERNDWLSESDEIPNLYLSFPSLKNPEAKSHTMDVITFTDYSNFAEWKDEPWKKRGEDYKEFKEKIISRILSTLELRFPGLTKLVEFAELSTPITNEHFTSHPDGAIYGLACVPERYKKEKCPWFDVRTPVEGLYLTGADAASPGIAGAMMGGLAAALAVTGNANLLRELRN
- a CDS encoding DUF1295 domain-containing protein — encoded protein: MYEKAVSLMFSAWVVVFFLMSLLWLIGKLIKNYSIVDVGWGLCISTVAIVYFLLGDAFSVRKAIFAFMATVWGWRLSYFIFTTRVLTGHEDARYTEFRKDYGDQVDRKFFINVFQFQGILGTILSLPFLFPALNPSIQTHPLELIGLCVFIVGLWGESVADFQLAEFKLDPANKGKVCDIGLWRYSRHPNYFFEWVIWISFGLVSLASPWGWIGLISPLVMFILLTKITGIPLNEIGQLRSKGNLYLEYKSRTSAFFPWFPKK
- a CDS encoding SGNH/GDSL hydrolase family protein produces the protein MKEFPFYTTSLLLSPLLIWQGLKARKTIPRLPEASGPDSGEFPGSHPFHLLVLGESTVAGVGIPDYKSSLTGQIASVLQNKSGRKIFWKAIGESGITLKEAKEKFGSRLPESFPDAIVLALGANDVVKLNTQKKWSSDLQDLIDVCRSKYPSTPVFIAGVPPLGIFPSLPKTMRFVLGWKARLLDQASSYLSSKLENVFHVPMRKIGSISSEGIFCSDGFHPSVKGCSIWGEEIADSILAKAVNDFSKKDL
- a CDS encoding DUF2062 domain-containing protein, with translation MTKLENQESKPSFLAKAKVRILEELKTGTSPEKIALSLAIGGAIGIFPLIGTTMALCAFLGFVLRLNPVSIQIANYAMYPFQVFLIVPFLKLGAYLYGKELDLTWAYRLAEGDSTQVWEGLSHSAGYAVLGWTCSVPIPAGVSYFLLLILVKKANQIVRK
- a CDS encoding SAM-dependent methyltransferase translates to MEGDNIVKGESLQETVGSESRTLSFYERIFFSALSGMQRGSLRILFPDGGQRYLGNPNSSDAPEFHHAILQVKDRKFFKKLVLYGDLGLAESYMDGDWDTDDIRAIICWFLLNLESTPSVSGSNKNFIHLTLMNLGNRLLHLFRNNSIRGSKKNISEHYDLGNDFYKKFLDPTMTYSCAYFVDPGKSLEEAQLAKIENLCKKLKLKTSDHLLEIGTGWGAFSTYAAKKYGCKVTSYTISEEQYKFAKEKITSLGLEDKIEVRLEDYRKVQGTYDKIVTVEMLEAVGHEYFEDFFAMCNRVLKKDGLMAHQIITCPDSRYESFRKGVDFIQKHIFPGSLLPSIARINEAINKTGDMFLHELEDIGKYYDKTLMSWQKGFEENLSSIRNMGYDESFLRKWRYYFSYCAAAFHMRNISVVQVVYTRPNNLGLNSQ
- a CDS encoding SAM-dependent methyltransferase codes for the protein MSLIYALMEKDVFPDWLIRFRIRQLLRLRLRMEDKGSLEKNQEHLIQYVNSLKQSPIAIDTKAANEQHYEVPSSFFKLVMGKYMKYSSGYWTSPNVSIDESERTMLELTCKRAELENGMNVLDLGCGWGSLSLYIAEKYPKCKVTGVSNSKSQKKFIDSEAKKRGLKNLNIITSDMNVFKTSLKYDRIISIEMLEHMKNYEALFEKLASFLKPKGKFFVHIFTHKKFAYPFEVVDDTDWMAKYFFTGGQMPSHDLFLYFQKDFQICDQWVVNGKNYALTSEAWLSNMYKNKKEILEILGETYGKEQAVKWFVYWKTFFMACAELWKYKNGEEWIVSHYLFDKR